From Streptomyces yatensis, one genomic window encodes:
- a CDS encoding IclR family transcriptional regulator: protein MSHMPIGPVYRRADADGAGAMGVASRPLPLSGVGVLDKASMILSVVEQRPASLAQVVAISGLPRPTVYRIATALERLELLSRDAHGRFLPGARIGHAGAGQPRDRLEHIAEGVLAELHALTGLNARVHRRRDAVHICVASSADPVTGQDAVPLGTARPVKSGPVAQVLLAWEDPDELYAGLRGARFNAAQLALVRQRGWAHGPDVMVLDEHVLAVPVRDGDGRVSAALVLSGPRSRMAKLPERGVRNTVIDAAAGLTETLPRQSARPRLRSVPPRSVGTTGGWAAR from the coding sequence ATGAGTCACATGCCGATCGGTCCGGTATATCGGCGCGCCGACGCCGACGGGGCGGGAGCGATGGGCGTCGCGTCGCGGCCGCTGCCCCTGAGCGGCGTCGGTGTGCTCGACAAAGCGTCCATGATTCTCAGCGTGGTTGAGCAGCGCCCCGCCAGCCTCGCCCAGGTGGTGGCGATCAGTGGGCTGCCGCGCCCCACCGTCTACCGGATCGCCACCGCCCTGGAACGGCTCGAACTGCTGAGCCGGGACGCGCACGGCCGGTTCCTGCCCGGTGCCAGGATCGGCCACGCCGGGGCCGGGCAACCGCGCGACCGGCTGGAGCACATCGCGGAGGGCGTGCTGGCCGAACTGCACGCGCTCACCGGCCTCAACGCCCGGGTGCACCGCCGCCGCGACGCCGTGCACATCTGCGTGGCCAGCTCGGCCGACCCGGTCACCGGACAGGACGCGGTCCCGCTGGGCACGGCCCGCCCCGTCAAGTCCGGTCCCGTCGCCCAGGTGCTCCTCGCCTGGGAGGACCCGGACGAGCTGTACGCGGGGCTGCGCGGAGCACGCTTCAACGCGGCACAGCTGGCGCTGGTGCGGCAGCGCGGCTGGGCGCACGGGCCCGATGTGATGGTGCTGGACGAGCATGTGCTCGCCGTCCCGGTCCGGGACGGCGATGGCCGGGTCTCCGCCGCGCTCGTGCTGTCCGGTCCGCGGTCGAGGATGGCGAAGCTCCCCGAACGCGGGGTGCGGAACACGGTCATCGACGCCGCCGCCGGGCTGACCGAGACGCTGCCGCGGCAGTCCGCCCGCCCCCGACTGCGGAGCGTGCCGCCCCGGTCCGTCGGCACCACGGGGGGCTGGGCCGCCCGGTGA
- a CDS encoding DNA-binding response regulator: MGVAIDPRGIDPRGADEKVERADESASHLEQALLQARKLIESTVLLHSRRLTTPSPVVRTDGARLGDSLAQLIAGARYSVSVTLTGAGVFESAVTEELDRTPSRAVVRVLCNVPAAEGVAERLRPLTRVRPEVRVSQSELRGIVVVDGASALVQTQVQEPEGQVAVVNDLGAVRALELLFAGAWSRGRKLADHLGLAPRLRTEFARTVLEALRAGHTDETAARGINVSLRTYRRHVAEIMRELDASSRFQAGARAVELGLLAD, encoded by the coding sequence ATGGGTGTGGCAATTGATCCACGTGGTATTGATCCACGTGGTGCCGACGAGAAGGTGGAGCGGGCCGACGAGTCGGCCTCTCATCTGGAACAGGCGCTGTTGCAGGCGCGCAAGCTGATCGAGTCCACGGTCCTGCTGCACTCGCGCAGGCTGACGACGCCGTCCCCGGTGGTGCGCACCGACGGTGCCCGGCTCGGCGACTCGCTCGCCCAGCTCATCGCCGGGGCCCGGTACTCGGTGTCCGTGACCCTCACCGGCGCGGGCGTCTTCGAGAGCGCCGTGACCGAGGAGCTGGACCGCACTCCGAGCCGGGCGGTGGTCCGGGTGCTGTGCAATGTGCCGGCCGCGGAGGGAGTGGCCGAGCGGCTGCGTCCGCTCACCCGGGTCCGTCCCGAAGTGCGCGTCTCGCAGAGCGAGTTACGCGGCATCGTGGTGGTCGACGGCGCCTCGGCACTGGTGCAGACGCAGGTCCAGGAGCCGGAGGGGCAGGTCGCCGTCGTCAACGACCTGGGCGCGGTACGGGCCTTGGAGCTCCTCTTCGCCGGCGCCTGGTCCCGGGGTCGGAAGCTGGCGGATCACCTCGGGCTCGCGCCGAGGCTGCGCACGGAGTTCGCCCGGACCGTGCTGGAGGCCCTGCGCGCCGGTCACACCGATGAGACCGCGGCGCGGGGGATCAATGTGTCGCTGCGCACCTATCGTCGGCATGTCGCGGAGATCATGCGGGAGCTGGACGCCAGCTCGCGCTTCCAGGCCGGGGCGCGCGCGGTCGAGCTCGGCCTGCTCGCCGACTGA
- a CDS encoding DUF6269 family protein, giving the protein MTHDPTSPAAAEPPWAFLARLEEQIARDQETCLRDCGAPWDELLERFVDALTGQPCPGTEAPAEGKATDGQAAGGPGPDGPGAPDGPGAPDGPGPDGSGPDGPGPDGPGPDGPGPDGSGPDGPGPDGPGPDGPGPGGSGPGSDAPAGGP; this is encoded by the coding sequence ATGACTCACGACCCGACCTCTCCGGCCGCGGCCGAGCCTCCCTGGGCGTTCCTGGCCCGTCTGGAGGAGCAGATCGCCCGCGACCAGGAGACGTGTCTGCGCGACTGCGGGGCGCCCTGGGACGAGCTGCTGGAGCGATTCGTCGACGCCCTGACGGGGCAGCCGTGCCCGGGGACGGAAGCCCCGGCCGAGGGGAAGGCCACCGACGGCCAGGCGGCGGGCGGTCCGGGGCCGGACGGGCCGGGCGCGCCGGACGGGCCAGGCGCGCCGGACGGACCGGGGCCGGACGGATCGGGGCCGGACGGACCGGGGCCGGACGGACCGGGGCCGGACGGACCGGGGCCGGACGGATCGGGGCCGGACGGACCGGGGCCGGACGGACCGGGGCCGGACGGACCGGGGCCGGGCGGATCGGGGCCGGGGAGTGACGCCCCCGCCGGGGGCCCGTGA
- a CDS encoding class I SAM-dependent RNA methyltransferase — translation MQSEPKASLVGEEYEVEVGPVAHGGHCIARTGEGQVLFVRHALPGERVVARVTEGEEGARFLRADAVRVLDASKDRVEAPCPFAGPGKCGGCDWQHAAPGAQRRLKAEVITEQLARLAGLTPAEAGWDGTVEPAPGDKVARGEVPAWRTRVQYAVDEQGRPGLRRHRSHEVEPIDHCLIAAPGVTELGVEKREWPQIAGVEAIAATGSSDRQVVLTPRPGGRLPIVELDRPVSVLRVSESRGRERTRLVHRVHGRPFVRERAAGRTWRVGEAGFWQVHPKAADVLVEAVMQGLMPRQGETALDLYCGVGLFAGAIAERVGERGAVLGIESSKRAVEDARHNLQDLDRVRVEHGKVEQVLPRTGITEADLIVLDPPRAGAGKETVTRLAALGARRIVYVACDPAALARDLKYFREEGYSPRRTRAFDLFPVTHHVECVVVLEPVREGR, via the coding sequence ATGCAAAGTGAACCCAAGGCATCGCTGGTCGGCGAGGAGTACGAGGTCGAGGTCGGCCCGGTGGCGCACGGCGGCCACTGCATCGCCCGGACCGGCGAGGGCCAGGTGCTCTTCGTCCGGCACGCGCTGCCCGGTGAGCGGGTCGTCGCCCGGGTGACCGAGGGCGAGGAGGGCGCGCGCTTCCTGCGCGCCGACGCGGTGCGGGTGCTGGACGCCTCCAAGGACCGGGTCGAGGCGCCGTGCCCGTTCGCCGGCCCCGGCAAATGCGGCGGCTGCGACTGGCAGCACGCGGCCCCCGGCGCCCAGCGCAGGCTGAAGGCCGAGGTGATCACCGAGCAGCTGGCCCGGCTGGCGGGGCTCACCCCCGCGGAGGCGGGCTGGGACGGCACGGTCGAGCCCGCGCCCGGCGACAAGGTGGCCCGCGGCGAGGTCCCGGCCTGGCGCACCCGGGTGCAGTACGCGGTGGACGAGCAGGGCCGGCCCGGACTGCGCCGCCACCGCTCGCACGAGGTCGAGCCGATCGACCACTGCCTGATCGCCGCCCCCGGCGTCACCGAACTCGGCGTCGAGAAGCGGGAATGGCCGCAGATCGCCGGCGTGGAGGCCATCGCCGCCACCGGCTCCTCCGACCGTCAGGTCGTCCTCACCCCGCGCCCCGGCGGCCGGTTGCCGATCGTCGAGCTGGACCGGCCGGTCTCGGTGCTGCGGGTCAGCGAGTCCCGCGGCCGTGAGCGGACCCGTCTGGTGCACCGCGTCCACGGCCGCCCCTTCGTCCGCGAGCGCGCGGCGGGCCGCACCTGGCGGGTCGGCGAGGCCGGCTTCTGGCAGGTTCACCCCAAGGCGGCGGACGTCCTGGTCGAGGCCGTCATGCAGGGCCTGATGCCCCGCCAGGGCGAGACGGCCCTCGACCTGTACTGCGGGGTGGGCCTTTTCGCGGGTGCGATCGCCGAGCGGGTGGGGGAGCGCGGCGCGGTCCTGGGCATCGAGTCGAGCAAGCGCGCGGTCGAGGACGCCCGGCACAACCTCCAGGACCTGGACCGCGTCCGCGTCGAGCACGGCAAGGTCGAGCAGGTGCTGCCCCGCACCGGCATCACCGAGGCCGACCTCATCGTCCTGGACCCGCCCCGCGCGGGCGCGGGCAAGGAGACGGTGACCCGCCTCGCGGCCCTGGGCGCCCGCCGCATCGTCTACGTCGCCTGCGACCCGGCGGCACTCGCCCGCGACCTGAAGTACTTCCGCGAGGAGGGCTACTCCCCGCGCCGCACGCGGGCCTTCGACCTCTTCCCGGTGACGCACCATGTGGAGTGCGTCGTGGTGCTGGAGCCCGTGCGCGAGGGGCGCTGA
- a CDS encoding LuxR family transcriptional regulator has product MSGWREDELEKALLEAKARIESMVALHRDRSSQEQLITVVDNAYDVVLETAAGLVKEATSSIDIIHARRPSRADRIQRRSDQDERDLLYGAQEGVAIRLLTTPTLLDDDFVREQLGRERPVAIRVAHMPPLQALVVDDSVALVVAESAAGRRTSVIRVAELLHSLRMLFDSIWKDAFRAGERFVFGDRTRAAFARRILRYLQAGVTDEVAARELTVSVRTYRRYVADIMSQLGANSRFQAGVRAAELGLLPPTPGAEPGGRG; this is encoded by the coding sequence ATGTCCGGTTGGCGCGAGGACGAACTCGAAAAGGCCCTGTTGGAAGCGAAGGCGCGCATCGAGTCGATGGTTGCGCTGCACCGGGACCGCAGCTCCCAGGAGCAGCTCATCACCGTGGTCGACAACGCCTATGACGTCGTGCTGGAGACGGCCGCGGGCCTCGTCAAGGAGGCGACGAGCAGCATCGACATCATCCACGCGCGACGGCCGTCCAGGGCCGACCGGATCCAGCGGCGCAGCGATCAGGACGAGCGGGACCTGCTCTACGGCGCCCAGGAGGGCGTGGCGATCCGGCTGCTGACCACGCCCACGCTGCTGGACGACGACTTCGTCCGCGAACAGCTGGGCCGGGAGCGGCCCGTGGCCATCCGGGTGGCCCATATGCCGCCGCTCCAGGCGCTCGTCGTGGACGACAGTGTCGCGCTCGTCGTGGCCGAGTCGGCGGCCGGCCGGCGGACCTCGGTGATCCGGGTGGCGGAACTGCTGCACTCGCTGCGCATGCTCTTCGACAGCATCTGGAAGGACGCCTTCCGGGCCGGGGAGCGGTTTGTCTTCGGGGACCGCACCCGGGCGGCGTTCGCCCGCCGCATCCTGAGATACCTCCAGGCCGGGGTCACCGACGAGGTCGCGGCCCGCGAACTCACCGTTTCGGTGCGCACCTACCGGCGCTACGTCGCCGACATCATGTCCCAGCTCGGTGCCAACTCCCGCTTCCAGGCCGGGGTTCGTGCCGCTGAGCTGGGGCTTCTTCCGCCCACGCCCGGGGCGGAGCCGGGCGGCCGGGGCTAG